From Acidaminococcus timonensis, the proteins below share one genomic window:
- a CDS encoding FAD-dependent oxidoreductase, giving the protein MVRYDLVIVGAGPSGLSAAIQAAKKGLQVVVLDENARPGGQLFKQIHKFFGSKEHKAKIRGFRIGQELLAEADAAGVQVILNATVIGLYQDKEVVYRMGEEIFHIKGDTVIIATGASENMVPFEGWNLPGVMGAGAAQTLMNLYGVRPGKKILMLGSGNVGLVVSFQLLQAGCDVVALVDAAPKIGGYGVHAAKVARTGVPFYTSHTIKKAEGTDHVTGVTIAQVDSHFQFIPGTEKHFDVDTICVAVGLSPMSQLLKMAGCDMEDNPKRGGQVPICDEYGRTSIPGLFVAGDVSGIEEASSAMIEGRMAGELAAEYLGYTSEAEETETLKGLDAALDGLRQGMFAPKNRGKTITETEEGIPISTNLLQKGYVTDEEITRFPGVSEGEAIHPVIECTQNIPCNPCQDVCPAHCIKVGSNITALPSLEKDAKCLGCGLCVASCPGQAIFLLQEKKAEGTAEITLPYEFLPLPAVGAKGIALGRNGQKVCDAEVVAVKSLPAFDKTSLLTMKVPIAYAMKARFFKTV; this is encoded by the coding sequence ATGGTACGGTATGATCTGGTCATCGTGGGAGCAGGGCCTTCCGGGCTTTCTGCCGCTATCCAGGCAGCAAAGAAAGGGCTGCAGGTGGTGGTGCTGGACGAAAACGCCCGGCCCGGAGGCCAGCTGTTCAAACAGATCCATAAATTCTTCGGTTCCAAGGAACACAAAGCCAAGATCCGGGGCTTCCGGATCGGGCAGGAATTATTGGCAGAAGCCGATGCTGCCGGCGTGCAGGTCATCCTGAACGCCACGGTCATCGGCTTGTACCAGGACAAAGAAGTGGTGTATCGGATGGGCGAGGAAATCTTCCACATCAAGGGGGATACGGTGATTATCGCCACTGGGGCTTCGGAAAACATGGTGCCCTTCGAGGGCTGGAACCTGCCAGGTGTCATGGGCGCCGGGGCGGCCCAGACCCTGATGAACCTGTACGGCGTGCGGCCCGGCAAGAAGATTTTGATGCTGGGGTCCGGCAACGTGGGCCTGGTGGTCAGCTTCCAGCTGCTGCAGGCGGGCTGCGACGTGGTGGCTCTGGTGGATGCGGCACCCAAGATCGGGGGCTATGGCGTCCATGCGGCCAAGGTGGCCCGGACGGGGGTTCCCTTCTATACTTCCCATACCATCAAGAAAGCGGAAGGTACGGACCATGTGACCGGCGTCACCATCGCCCAGGTGGACAGCCATTTCCAGTTCATCCCGGGTACGGAAAAACATTTCGACGTGGATACCATCTGCGTGGCCGTAGGGCTTTCTCCCATGTCCCAGCTGCTGAAGATGGCCGGCTGCGACATGGAAGACAACCCCAAACGGGGCGGCCAGGTGCCTATCTGCGATGAATACGGACGGACCTCTATTCCCGGACTGTTCGTGGCCGGGGATGTATCCGGCATCGAAGAAGCCAGTTCGGCCATGATCGAGGGCCGGATGGCCGGGGAACTGGCCGCGGAATACCTGGGCTATACCAGCGAAGCGGAGGAAACGGAAACCCTGAAGGGGCTGGATGCAGCGCTGGACGGCCTGCGGCAGGGCATGTTCGCTCCCAAGAACCGGGGTAAGACCATTACGGAAACCGAGGAAGGCATCCCCATTTCCACGAACCTGCTGCAGAAGGGCTATGTGACCGATGAGGAAATCACCCGGTTCCCGGGGGTCAGCGAAGGAGAGGCCATCCATCCGGTGATCGAATGCACCCAGAACATCCCCTGCAACCCCTGCCAGGACGTGTGCCCCGCTCACTGCATCAAGGTGGGCAGCAACATTACGGCCCTGCCCAGCCTGGAAAAAGACGCCAAATGCCTGGGCTGCGGCCTGTGTGTAGCCAGCTGTCCCGGCCAGGCCATCTTCCTGCTCCAGGAAAAGAAAGCAGAAGGGACCGCCGAGATCACCCTGCCCTACGAGTTCCTGCCCCTGCCGGCGGTGGGCGCCAAGGGTATCGCCCTGGGACGGAACGGGCAGAAGGTCTGCGACGCCGAGGTGGTGGCCGTGAAATCCCTGCCCGCCTTTGACAAGACCAGTCTGCTGACCATGAAAGTGCCCATCGCCTATGCCATGAAGGCCAGATTCTTCAAGACCGTCTAA
- the dsdA gene encoding D-serine ammonia-lyase, translated as MNAEKYIEKDPVIREVSEKKETVWINPRFLPFDMTNAVCSLVVSDAMIDDAADRLQRFAPFIEKCFPETEVTHGLIESPLKAIPDMQKALEKDFDCTIPGNLLLKMDSHLAIAGSIKARGGIYEVLKHAEDLALAAGKLKVTDNYAKLAEPEMKDFFHQYTVQVGSTGNLGLSIGIMSAALGFKVKVHMSMDARQWKKDLLREKGVEVIEYADDYSKAVAEGRRLSDQDPTSYFVDDEKSINLFLGYAVAARRLKKQLDEMGIKVDAEHPLIVYIPAGVGGAPGGVSYGLKRIFKDNVHVFFTEPTLCPSVLLGTATQEFEKANVHDFHIDGITEADGLACASPSGFVTRIMTNLLSGDFTVDDYRLFDFLRVLKKTEDVEIEPSSCAAFIGPCRLTVYDRSKEYLKKQNLTDEKLANATQIAWATGGRLVPPAIREEYLNTYLKK; from the coding sequence ATGAACGCTGAGAAGTATATTGAAAAGGATCCGGTCATTCGGGAAGTCTCTGAAAAAAAGGAAACGGTATGGATCAATCCCCGGTTCCTGCCCTTTGATATGACCAATGCAGTCTGCAGCCTGGTGGTTTCGGATGCCATGATCGATGATGCGGCAGACCGTCTGCAGCGTTTTGCACCGTTTATTGAGAAATGCTTCCCCGAAACGGAAGTGACCCATGGCCTGATTGAATCTCCGCTGAAAGCCATTCCGGATATGCAGAAAGCCCTGGAGAAAGATTTTGACTGCACGATTCCCGGTAACCTGCTGCTGAAGATGGACAGCCATCTGGCCATCGCCGGGTCCATCAAGGCACGGGGTGGCATCTATGAAGTCCTGAAACATGCGGAAGATCTTGCCCTGGCAGCCGGTAAACTGAAGGTAACCGACAATTATGCCAAACTGGCCGAACCGGAAATGAAGGACTTCTTCCATCAATATACGGTACAGGTGGGATCCACCGGGAACCTGGGCCTTTCCATCGGCATCATGAGCGCGGCCTTGGGCTTTAAAGTCAAAGTCCATATGTCCATGGATGCCCGGCAGTGGAAGAAGGATTTGCTGCGGGAAAAAGGCGTGGAAGTCATCGAATATGCAGACGATTACTCCAAGGCTGTGGCAGAAGGCCGGCGCCTGTCCGATCAGGATCCTACCAGCTATTTCGTGGACGATGAGAAATCCATCAACCTGTTCCTGGGCTATGCAGTAGCAGCCCGCCGGCTGAAAAAACAGCTGGATGAAATGGGTATCAAAGTGGATGCAGAACATCCCCTGATTGTGTACATCCCGGCCGGTGTGGGCGGTGCTCCCGGCGGCGTATCCTATGGCCTGAAACGGATTTTCAAAGATAACGTCCATGTGTTCTTTACGGAACCGACCCTGTGTCCTTCCGTCCTGCTCGGGACGGCTACCCAGGAATTCGAAAAAGCCAATGTCCATGACTTCCATATCGATGGAATTACGGAAGCTGATGGTCTGGCCTGTGCCAGCCCCTCCGGTTTCGTAACCCGGATCATGACCAATCTGCTGTCCGGTGACTTTACGGTGGATGATTACCGGCTGTTCGACTTCCTGCGGGTTCTGAAGAAGACGGAAGATGTGGAAATCGAACCTTCCAGCTGTGCTGCTTTCATCGGGCCCTGCCGTCTGACGGTCTATGACCGGAGCAAAGAGTATTTGAAGAAGCAAAATCTGACGGATGAGAAACTGGCCAATGCGACGCAGATTGCCTGGGCTACGGGCGGCAGACTGGTACCTCCTGCCATCCGGGAAGAATACCTGAATACCTATCTGAAGAAATAA
- a CDS encoding (2Fe-2S)-binding protein, with translation MSTAEKEIEQEEATRILEHPILGLQNEDKKIVEFTFDGKTLQGYEGEPIAAALKAAGVLIHRYTQKQHKPRGIFCAIGRCTDCVMIVDGKPNIRTCMTPLKAGMNVQTQYGVSPLPFDQQGTAVKK, from the coding sequence ATGAGTACAGCGGAAAAAGAAATCGAACAGGAAGAAGCAACCCGGATCCTGGAGCACCCGATCCTGGGGCTGCAGAACGAAGACAAGAAAATCGTCGAATTCACTTTCGATGGAAAGACTTTGCAGGGATATGAAGGAGAACCCATCGCGGCCGCACTGAAGGCCGCGGGGGTCCTGATCCACCGGTACACCCAGAAGCAGCACAAGCCCAGAGGCATCTTCTGTGCCATCGGGCGCTGTACCGATTGCGTCATGATCGTGGATGGCAAACCGAATATCCGTACCTGTATGACTCCTCTGAAAGCGGGGATGAACGTCCAGACCCAATACGGGGTCAGCCCGCTTCCGTTCGACCAGCAGGGTACAGCCGTCAAGAAGTAG
- a CDS encoding GntP family permease yields MNAFPIIAGLVLAVLVLVICTVKLKLHPFFALIATSFVFAIVSGMGMEAMLKAFADGMGGTVADIGLVIALGTVTGALLEKSGAAETMAKTILKITGKKHAALGLAITGYFVSIPVFCDSAFVLLSPIAKRLSRDTKISMTTMAISLCMGLHATHMFVPPTPGPLAVAGILNADLGQVILFGALVSIPVTLVAYLASLYAGKKYYYLPKSVEDTPENQNLPSAMMSFLPILVPIALMLLKTVGSMVKLEGMAAMILNIVGTPAVALLIGLLIAAVGYHNIFPEDTKAWGFDGVIADAMRTAGQIVLIVGAGGAFSGVLKASPLRDILTASMSGVSIGILAPFLIGFLFRTCVGSATIAMVTAATMITPLIDVLGFGSPMGRIIAMLACAAGGMMVFHGNDDFFWVTATTSDMDTSIAYKTLPIISVLQSMTALVTVFILSMVLL; encoded by the coding sequence ATGAATGCATTCCCCATTATTGCGGGCCTGGTCCTGGCAGTACTGGTCCTGGTCATTTGTACCGTAAAACTGAAACTTCATCCATTCTTTGCATTGATTGCCACATCCTTTGTCTTTGCCATTGTTTCCGGCATGGGAATGGAGGCCATGCTGAAGGCTTTCGCCGACGGCATGGGTGGAACGGTGGCAGATATCGGTCTGGTCATTGCCCTGGGGACCGTAACCGGGGCCCTGCTGGAAAAATCTGGTGCGGCAGAGACCATGGCCAAGACCATCCTGAAGATTACGGGCAAGAAACATGCGGCTCTGGGTCTGGCCATTACCGGGTATTTCGTTTCCATCCCGGTGTTCTGTGATTCGGCTTTCGTACTGCTGAGCCCCATTGCCAAACGGCTTTCCCGGGATACGAAGATTTCCATGACCACCATGGCGATTTCCCTGTGCATGGGCCTGCATGCCACCCACATGTTCGTACCGCCCACTCCGGGTCCGCTGGCCGTAGCCGGCATCCTGAACGCCGACCTGGGGCAGGTCATCCTGTTTGGGGCTCTCGTATCCATCCCTGTGACGCTGGTTGCCTATCTGGCCTCCCTGTATGCCGGTAAAAAATATTACTATCTGCCCAAGAGCGTGGAAGATACACCGGAAAACCAGAACCTGCCCAGTGCCATGATGTCCTTTCTGCCCATCCTGGTACCCATCGCCCTGATGCTGCTGAAAACGGTGGGCAGCATGGTGAAACTGGAAGGGATGGCTGCCATGATTTTGAACATCGTGGGGACTCCGGCTGTAGCTCTTCTGATCGGCCTGCTGATTGCAGCGGTGGGCTATCACAACATCTTCCCGGAAGATACCAAGGCCTGGGGCTTTGATGGGGTCATTGCTGACGCTATGAGAACGGCTGGACAGATTGTCCTGATCGTTGGTGCCGGCGGTGCCTTCTCCGGGGTGTTAAAAGCATCCCCGCTGCGGGATATCCTGACGGCCAGCATGAGCGGCGTTTCCATCGGCATCCTGGCACCCTTCCTGATTGGGTTCCTATTCCGGACCTGCGTGGGTTCTGCCACTATCGCGATGGTTACCGCAGCCACCATGATCACTCCGCTGATCGATGTGCTGGGTTTCGGTTCTCCCATGGGCCGTATCATTGCCATGCTGGCCTGCGCTGCCGGCGGTATGATGGTCTTCCACGGCAACGATGACTTCTTCTGGGTAACGGCAACCACTTCCGATATGGATACGTCCATTGCCTATAAGACCCTGCCCATCATCAGTGTGCTGCAGTCCATGACGGCACTGGTGACGGTATTCATCCTGAGCATGGTCCTGCTCTGA
- a CDS encoding sodium/glutamate symporter — protein MMPKLVALNGGMLDSLVLDLSLLGILLIVGTIIRLKIGFLRKYHIPASLVAGLIGLAMGPFFLGIIPKEVTTSWAGFSGRLITFVFAPMLMFNSTRSGKSTLKKVASGISFAWMTSLAQYAVPMLLSLFILIPLFHVDPLFSCIVEEGWLGGHGTAGGMAQVFEELGWADGASLSVTSATFGLIWGVVSGMILINIAVRKGWTHYFHDDKASLKAEATEIYAADERPVASRATIENGVIDSLAFHFAILCVAVFFGWIGKMLLKTYLHLSITWYVTALFSGLIMREIMNHTSWKDCLDRATMSRIQGICLELLVTGAVASVNIPVVVKFAVPLIIQQGVMMAVMFFGHIWYVRHFYGEDWFEYNMIHYGTATGVFATGMLLLKTCDPEMKSDALEVTAMVSPFTDWALGGGVLTAMMPYWVTQFGFMNVTAVVTALVLVLAFVPKLLGTWHPFTEYAPARAAKPAATAMPAMAKN, from the coding sequence ATGATGCCAAAACTCGTTGCACTGAACGGGGGAATGCTGGATTCCCTGGTGCTGGATTTATCTCTGCTGGGAATCCTGTTGATCGTAGGGACGATCATCCGGTTGAAGATTGGGTTCCTGCGGAAATACCATATACCAGCCTCTCTGGTTGCCGGACTGATCGGGCTGGCCATGGGACCCTTCTTCCTGGGCATCATTCCCAAAGAAGTAACCACCAGCTGGGCAGGGTTCTCCGGTCGTCTGATCACTTTCGTATTTGCACCCATGCTGATGTTCAACAGCACCCGCAGCGGGAAGAGCACTCTGAAAAAAGTGGCCAGCGGAATTTCCTTTGCCTGGATGACCTCTCTGGCACAATATGCAGTCCCCATGCTGCTGAGCCTGTTCATCCTGATTCCGCTGTTCCACGTGGATCCGTTGTTCAGCTGCATCGTGGAAGAAGGCTGGCTGGGCGGCCATGGGACCGCCGGCGGCATGGCCCAGGTATTTGAAGAACTGGGCTGGGCGGACGGAGCTTCCCTTTCCGTCACTTCCGCTACCTTCGGCCTGATCTGGGGCGTGGTCAGCGGCATGATCCTGATCAATATCGCCGTACGCAAGGGCTGGACCCATTATTTCCATGACGATAAGGCTTCCCTGAAAGCCGAAGCCACCGAAATCTACGCCGCCGATGAACGGCCGGTCGCTTCCCGTGCCACCATCGAAAACGGCGTCATCGATTCCCTGGCCTTCCATTTTGCCATCCTCTGTGTGGCCGTATTCTTTGGCTGGATCGGTAAGATGCTGCTGAAGACCTACCTGCATCTTTCCATTACCTGGTATGTAACGGCCCTGTTCTCCGGGCTCATCATGCGGGAAATCATGAATCACACGTCCTGGAAGGATTGCCTGGACCGGGCCACCATGAGCCGCATCCAGGGCATCTGCCTGGAACTGCTGGTCACCGGGGCTGTGGCCTCTGTGAACATTCCGGTGGTCGTAAAGTTCGCCGTACCGCTGATCATCCAGCAGGGTGTGATGATGGCTGTGATGTTCTTCGGCCATATCTGGTACGTCCGTCATTTCTACGGAGAAGATTGGTTCGAATACAACATGATCCACTATGGCACGGCTACGGGTGTATTTGCCACCGGTATGCTGCTGCTGAAGACCTGTGATCCGGAAATGAAATCCGATGCCCTGGAAGTTACGGCTATGGTCAGTCCCTTTACGGACTGGGCTCTGGGCGGCGGCGTCCTGACGGCCATGATGCCCTACTGGGTCACCCAGTTCGGGTTCATGAATGTAACCGCAGTCGTTACCGCATTGGTCCTGGTACTGGCCTTCGTTCCGAAACTGCTGGGCACCTGGCATCCGTTTACGGAATATGCTCCGGCCAGAGCTGCAAAACCTGCAGCCACCGCCATGCCGGCCATGGCCAAGAACTGA
- a CDS encoding (2Fe-2S)-binding protein, translated as MGKPIDRSRELGEFVPQPDDDLIICRCEEVTKGEIRRAVHDGIFTMTEMRRYLRSGMGLCQGQTCAKLVKGIMAREMKVSPAELDPATSRAPMRPLEMKIFASEGTEARK; from the coding sequence ATGGGAAAACCGATAGATCGTTCGAGAGAGTTGGGAGAATTCGTACCGCAGCCCGATGATGACCTGATCATCTGCCGCTGCGAAGAAGTGACCAAGGGAGAAATCCGGCGGGCCGTCCATGATGGCATCTTCACCATGACGGAGATGCGCCGGTACCTGCGGTCGGGGATGGGCCTCTGCCAGGGCCAGACCTGCGCGAAACTGGTGAAGGGCATCATGGCCCGGGAAATGAAAGTGAGCCCGGCTGAACTGGATCCGGCCACGTCCCGGGCGCCCATGCGGCCCCTGGAAATGAAGATCTTTGCCAGTGAAGGAACGGAGGCCCGCAAATGA
- a CDS encoding RNA-binding domain-containing protein, with protein sequence MKETHTLEFKRDITNTFLKTVSAFANYDGGTIIFGVQDDGKTIGLPNPKAACLDIENKINDAISPQPHYDLDVHEPDHTIILTVRPGLDKPYLYKGKAYKRNDTATIAVDSLELSRLILQGRNMDFEALPARNQELSFHFLETKAKKEIGIHALTLDVLKSLNLYSNQDGYNHAAELLADQNDFPGIDVASFGDSINIIRKRITFAHESVLHQLEEALEVYRDTYQYEQIEGMERKKVSLIPEEAFREALANALIHRTWDINAQIRVCLFPDRAEISSPGGLVSGISKEEYLRGSLSVLRNPILGNIFYRLHMVEILGTGILRIRAAYEKSLKQPVFEVQENSITVILPIVTRFDLTKDEQTVYQALSRNIPKPISEILAAVPFSRSKTAMLLQSLAKKNTITILGRGRGTKYRIL encoded by the coding sequence ATGAAAGAAACCCACACCCTTGAATTCAAACGGGACATCACCAACACCTTTTTAAAAACGGTCAGTGCCTTTGCCAATTATGATGGCGGGACAATCATTTTTGGTGTGCAAGATGATGGAAAGACAATTGGGCTTCCAAATCCAAAAGCTGCTTGTCTGGACATCGAAAATAAAATCAATGACGCTATTTCCCCTCAGCCTCATTACGACCTGGATGTCCATGAGCCGGATCATACAATCATCCTGACTGTCCGGCCAGGTCTGGATAAGCCCTATCTCTACAAAGGGAAAGCGTACAAACGGAACGACACGGCAACCATTGCAGTTGATTCTCTGGAACTTTCTCGGCTAATCCTGCAGGGCCGGAATATGGATTTTGAAGCCTTGCCTGCCAGAAACCAGGAACTTTCATTTCATTTTCTGGAAACAAAAGCAAAAAAAGAAATCGGGATCCATGCGCTGACGCTGGATGTGCTTAAATCACTCAATTTGTATTCCAATCAGGATGGTTATAACCACGCCGCAGAATTATTGGCTGACCAGAATGATTTCCCCGGTATCGATGTGGCCAGCTTCGGAGATTCCATCAACATCATCCGAAAACGGATCACTTTCGCTCATGAATCTGTGCTTCATCAACTTGAGGAAGCGCTGGAAGTATACAGAGATACGTATCAATATGAACAAATCGAAGGGATGGAACGCAAAAAAGTCAGTCTGATCCCGGAGGAGGCATTCCGGGAGGCTCTGGCCAATGCACTCATCCATCGAACCTGGGATATCAACGCTCAAATCCGTGTCTGCCTGTTTCCTGATCGGGCAGAAATTTCATCCCCGGGCGGCCTGGTCAGCGGGATTTCCAAAGAAGAGTATCTGCGGGGCAGTCTTTCCGTCCTGCGCAACCCGATTTTGGGGAATATCTTTTACCGGCTGCATATGGTTGAAATCCTGGGTACCGGCATCCTGCGGATCCGGGCTGCTTACGAAAAAAGCCTGAAACAGCCGGTATTTGAGGTCCAGGAAAATTCCATCACAGTGATTCTCCCGATTGTGACCCGTTTCGATCTGACAAAAGACGAACAGACCGTTTATCAAGCACTGAGCCGGAATATCCCCAAACCGATCAGTGAAATTCTGGCTGCCGTTCCTTTTAGCCGTTCCAAAACGGCCATGCTGCTGCAATCGCTGGCAAAGAAGAATACCATTACTATCCTGGGCCGAGGCAGAGGGACCAAATATAGGATTTTATAA
- a CDS encoding dicarboxylate/amino acid:cation symporter, translated as MATGTQKVQPKKEIPLYVRIFIALGIGIAFGYVLNMMGGTHNPVINSYILPFLQFLGDFFIKLIKMVIVPLVFFCIVDAALSLGDINKLRSIGVTTIIWFLATGMISAMIGLFWVNLIQPGKGLQLGTVTGGVKAKELPGMYQTILDFIPDNPFASLSTGSMMQIIVFSLFIGFAIISLGKKAEPLGKIFNMLSMAMFKIVDYVIAIIPVGVFGLMATTMTKYGTAIFGPVLKFILTDYLACLTTTFGVYTLLLAFVARVNVITFWKKAFSSWLVAFSTCTSSAALPVSMDIAPNKMGAPKDISSFILPLGCTAQMNGTCAYFAVVILFAAQLYGVDLSLTQQVLLCVQATFLSVGCAATPQIGLVISLTLMTQMGLPLDGYSLVAGIYRIVDQIHTATNSVGDLVATLCISNMQHELDHQKFDDLSLIGQSAPQDDEVV; from the coding sequence ATGGCGACTGGGACCCAAAAAGTACAGCCGAAAAAAGAGATTCCGTTATACGTCAGAATCTTCATTGCACTCGGTATCGGGATTGCTTTTGGCTACGTATTGAATATGATGGGTGGCACACACAATCCGGTCATTAACAGTTACATTCTACCGTTCCTGCAATTCTTGGGAGACTTTTTCATTAAGTTGATCAAGATGGTTATCGTACCATTGGTATTCTTCTGTATTGTTGATGCAGCATTATCTCTTGGTGATATCAATAAACTGAGAAGCATTGGTGTAACTACGATTATTTGGTTTTTGGCTACAGGGATGATTTCGGCAATGATCGGCCTTTTCTGGGTAAACTTGATCCAACCAGGGAAAGGCTTGCAACTGGGAACCGTAACAGGTGGTGTGAAGGCTAAAGAATTGCCTGGTATGTATCAGACGATTTTGGATTTCATTCCAGACAATCCATTTGCTTCGTTGTCAACTGGATCTATGATGCAGATTATAGTATTTTCCTTGTTCATCGGTTTTGCAATCATTTCACTGGGCAAAAAAGCAGAACCTCTGGGGAAAATCTTCAATATGTTGTCGATGGCAATGTTCAAAATCGTAGATTACGTCATTGCGATTATTCCGGTAGGGGTATTTGGTCTGATGGCGACTACGATGACCAAATATGGGACAGCTATCTTTGGACCGGTATTGAAGTTCATTTTAACTGACTATCTGGCCTGTCTGACGACTACGTTCGGCGTCTACACATTACTGCTGGCTTTTGTGGCACGGGTGAATGTGATTACGTTCTGGAAGAAAGCCTTTTCCAGCTGGTTGGTTGCATTCAGTACTTGTACCTCCAGCGCTGCATTACCGGTATCGATGGATATCGCACCTAACAAAATGGGGGCTCCCAAAGATATTTCCAGTTTCATCTTACCCTTGGGTTGTACAGCCCAGATGAACGGAACTTGCGCTTATTTTGCAGTCGTCATTTTGTTCGCGGCACAGCTGTACGGGGTTGATTTGAGCCTCACCCAGCAAGTTTTACTCTGTGTACAGGCAACCTTTTTGAGTGTAGGTTGTGCAGCAACTCCGCAAATTGGCCTGGTCATCAGCTTAACGCTCATGACGCAGATGGGGCTTCCATTAGATGGCTACTCTTTGGTAGCAGGGATTTATCGAATTGTTGATCAAATCCATACCGCAACCAACTCGGTGGGGGATCTTGTGGCAACCTTATGTATTTCCAATATGCAACATGAACTTGATCATCAGAAATTTGATGACTTGTCATTGATTGGACAGAGTGCTCCACAAGACGATGAAGTAGTTTGA
- a CDS encoding cupin domain-containing protein has product MEDMDIGGRIQEYRKAAKMSLRELATRAEISASMLSQIENNIVNPSINSLKNIAEALDVPLYKFFKPQEPSAEDQIVRKGKHRIIGHWGTEVTYKLLTPDTESSIEFILMEIPTGTSTTKAPRGHEGEETAYVMEGSVRITVDDHTYELNEGDSIRILPRHPHQWTNTSQKLVRVIFAVNPPSF; this is encoded by the coding sequence ATGGAAGACATGGATATTGGAGGCCGGATCCAGGAATACCGGAAAGCTGCCAAAATGAGTTTACGGGAACTGGCCACCCGGGCAGAAATTTCTGCTTCCATGCTCAGCCAGATTGAAAACAACATCGTCAATCCCTCCATCAATTCGTTGAAGAACATTGCAGAAGCATTGGATGTTCCTCTCTACAAATTTTTCAAACCCCAGGAGCCTTCGGCAGAAGATCAGATTGTCCGGAAAGGAAAACATCGGATCATCGGACACTGGGGAACGGAAGTCACCTATAAGTTGCTGACTCCGGATACGGAAAGTTCCATCGAATTCATTTTGATGGAAATCCCTACCGGCACCTCAACCACCAAGGCTCCCCGTGGTCACGAGGGGGAAGAAACAGCTTATGTGATGGAAGGTTCCGTCCGGATTACCGTAGATGATCATACCTATGAACTGAACGAAGGGGACAGCATCCGGATCCTGCCCCGCCATCCTCACCAATGGACCAATACTTCCCAAAAACTGGTCCGGGTGATTTTCGCTGTCAACCCACCATCCTTTTAA
- a CDS encoding NAD(P)/FAD-dependent oxidoreductase has translation MKNTAEVVIIGAGIIGCSTAYYLAKRGVSVLVLEGDKSIGNGASSRNGGGVRQSGRDPRELPLMMYGVKNIWPHLSEELGVDCEYHQDGNLRLGKTPKHLEILKKLADSASACGVGVTMIDGKQVREINPYLSDEVIGASWCPTDGHANPLTTTLGFYVAARRLGVHFISGDKVVRLRKIKGQLRQAITESGAVYEGDTIMVAAGYASRFLAQTVGIDVPMKDIIIEALVTEAEPHMFDQMLGTAEADFYGHQTKHGSFVFGGDCGLEGFTIDPVGKPNSKTNYSMTAPAICRGIMKYFPDLQDAKIVRTWAGVEDQCADKVPVLGTVEEVPGMVLACGFTGHGFGIGPAVGNQLAMLITEKKTDIDLSALHYDRFKAKI, from the coding sequence ATGAAGAACACAGCAGAAGTTGTTATCATCGGTGCCGGTATCATCGGCTGTTCCACCGCTTATTATCTGGCCAAACGAGGCGTCAGCGTCCTGGTGCTGGAAGGGGATAAGAGCATCGGAAACGGGGCCTCCTCCCGGAACGGGGGCGGCGTGCGGCAATCGGGCCGTGATCCCCGGGAACTGCCGCTCATGATGTACGGCGTGAAGAACATCTGGCCCCACCTGTCCGAAGAACTGGGCGTGGACTGTGAATACCACCAGGACGGGAACCTGCGGCTGGGCAAGACACCGAAACACCTGGAAATCCTGAAGAAACTGGCCGATTCCGCCAGCGCCTGCGGCGTAGGCGTCACCATGATCGACGGCAAACAGGTGCGGGAAATCAACCCCTACCTGTCCGACGAAGTCATCGGGGCCAGCTGGTGCCCCACCGATGGTCATGCCAACCCCCTGACCACCACCCTGGGTTTCTATGTGGCAGCCCGGCGGCTGGGCGTCCACTTCATCAGCGGGGATAAGGTGGTGCGGCTGCGGAAGATCAAGGGGCAGCTGCGCCAGGCCATCACCGAAAGCGGCGCCGTATACGAAGGGGATACCATCATGGTGGCTGCCGGCTACGCCAGCCGGTTCCTGGCTCAGACCGTGGGGATCGATGTACCTATGAAGGATATCATCATCGAAGCTCTGGTCACGGAAGCCGAACCCCATATGTTCGACCAGATGCTGGGCACCGCCGAAGCCGACTTCTATGGGCACCAGACCAAGCACGGTTCCTTCGTATTCGGCGGCGACTGCGGGTTGGAAGGGTTCACCATCGACCCGGTGGGCAAGCCCAATTCCAAGACCAACTACAGCATGACTGCACCGGCCATCTGCCGGGGCATCATGAAATACTTCCCGGATCTGCAGGATGCCAAGATCGTCCGGACCTGGGCCGGGGTGGAAGACCAGTGCGCCGATAAGGTGCCGGTGCTGGGCACCGTAGAGGAAGTACCTGGGATGGTGCTGGCCTGCGGTTTCACCGGCCATGGCTTCGGCATCGGTCCCGCCGTGGGCAACCAGCTGGCCATGCTGATCACGGAAAAGAAGACGGACATCGACCTGTCGGCCCTCCATTACGACCGGTTCAAGGCGAAGATTTGA